A stretch of Vespula vulgaris chromosome 5, iyVesVulg1.1, whole genome shotgun sequence DNA encodes these proteins:
- the LOC127064186 gene encoding alpha-catulin isoform X1 encodes MEIERKYSYCDFILRVTFEKLRELIEFFSCLSWTSKEKIIEEKISTLVSHRERPLCSDRSLRAVARVGQAVNLAVERFVTVGETIADDNPEIKQDMYEACKEARVAGSAIEKLCECAMEDSLADRGSVVRAARCLLGSVTRVLLLADIVVVKQLLLAKDKVARSLGRLESVSNFTEFVKAFSQFGAEMVELAHLTGDRQNDLKDERRRAQMAAARQVLERSTMMLLTSSKTCLRHPECPSARENRDTVFCQMRRAMDLIHYVVKDGVLDCSESQSYPNSQNPQQEDWDSSTVCSALKHFERLVETTRMTLLGQGCRETLTSALDTVVERTQDFTDSAYTSHEHRENILLLCDRAKLELNTLLRIGNSMNFEGGGCSPSSEMEQAVLGVLRATRDLRQQLTTTTMEQAGDLGQVTKAGQELVSTIRNLALANEIDRLQESSDRFHEYIEHILEVCKLLRHVALSESLQVSAKFTEINLRIYGPQVVTAAHTLARHPTSKIAKENLEVFADMWQWLMTDVTTVAKDVLELSQNRPEKQVYMSLPRPGKHGTTSKPLKPVRLDSEEQAKIAKAGLEMKLITSEMDAETEKWQESGSALEENNDIVKRAKNMSSMAFSMYQFTRGEGALKTTQDLFTQAEYFAEEANRLYKVVRQFSYQVPGGPHKKELLENLDRVPTYVQQLQFTVKNPTVGKAATFTKVDNVIQETKNLMNVISKVVTTCFVCATKHNVNMPQFVDLSPTPIPGENEEDCLYPISPQLLPSSSPYVQPHPLTSAQFHNILRTSLNLSAFNPYFNVIPTTTGGMVSAVTTATATTTSTTAATIATTTTTMRHSTANNNPNKSSTSFVHPSVLPFSTNQMNVPQPSPYSLQNLQLLQLQLHQAQLQHLRYASLPR; translated from the exons ATTTCTACGCTAGTGTCGCACAGAGAACGGCCGCTATGTTCGGACCGGAGTCTTCGTGCTGTGGCGAGGGTTGGACAGGCGGTAAATTTGGCGGTCGAAAGGTTCGTCACCGTTGGCGAGACAATCGCCGACGACAATCCCGAGATCAAGCAGGACATGTACGAGGCTTGCAAAGAGGCTCGAGTCGCTG GATCAGCGATAGAAAAATTATGCGAGTGTGCTATGGAAGACAGTTTGGCAGATCGAGGCTCGGTTGTCAGAGCAGCGAGATGCCTTTTGGGTTCGGTTACGAGAGTCCTTCTTTTGGCGGACATAGTAGTGGTGAAACAATTGCTTTTAGCGAAGGACAAGGTAGCCCGTAGCCTTGGTCGCCTTGAGAGCGTTTCGAACTTTACGGAATTCGTTAAAGCGTTTAGCCAATTCGGTGCGGAAATGGTGGAATTGGCTCACCTCACCGGTGATCGTcag AACGATCTGAAGGACGAGAGACGAAGGGCACAAATGGCTGCTGCCCGACAAGTTTTAGAGAGAAGCACGATGATGCTACTCACATCTAGCAAAACGTGCCTGAGACATCCGGAATGTCCCTCGGCAAGGGAGAATAGGGACACAGTTTTCTGTCAAATGAGAAGAGCGATGGATCTAATACATTACGTGGTCAAGGATGGTGTCCTCGATTGTAGCGAATCTCAATCTTACCCCAACTCTCAA AATCCACAGCAAGAGGATTGGGACAGTAGTACCGTGTGCTCAGCATTGAAACATTTCGAGAGGCTCGTAGAGACGACGAGGATGACTCTATTGGGACAAGGCTGTCGCGAAACACTGACATCAGCCCTTGATACCGTCGTTGAGAGAACGCAGGACTTCACCGATAGCGCTTACACGAGTCACGAGCATCGAGAGAATATCCTTCTGCTTTGCGATCGAGCGAAACTCGAGCTGAATACTCTCTTGCGGATCGGTAACAGTATG AACTTCGAAGGAGGCGGATGTTCACCAAGCTCGGAGATGGAACAAGCAGTATTGGGAGTTCTTCGTGCTACTCGTGACCTTCGTCAGCAgcttacgacgacgacgatggaaCAAGCCGGTGACCTTGGACAGGTGACCAAAGCCGGTCAGGAATTAGTCTCGACAATTAGGAACCTCGCTTTGGCTAACGAAATCGACCGACTTCAAGAGAGCAGCGACAGGTTTCACGAGTACATCGAACATATTCTCGAA GTATGCAAACTCTTGAGACACGTTGCACTTTCGGAGTCCCTACAAGTTTCCGCAAAGTTCACCGAAATCAACCTAAGAATTTACGGGCCTCAAGTGGTGACAGCTGCGCACACGTTAGCTAGGCATCCTACTAGTAAAATTgctaaagaaaatttagaag TTTTCGCTGATATGTGGCAATGGTTGATGACCGATGTGACGACAGTAGCAAAAGATGTTTTGGAGTTGAGTCAGAACCGACCGGAAAAGCAGGTGTACATGTCCTTGCCACGGCCAGGT AAACATGGTACGACGAGCAAGCCATTGAAACCAGTAAGATTGGACAGCGAGGAACAAGCAAAGATAGCGAAGGCTGGCCTTGAGATGAAGCTGATCACATCGGAGATGGACGCTGAGACGGAAAAATGGCAAGAGAGTGGTAGCGCATTAGAGGAGAACAACGATATCGTGAAACGTGCGAAGAATATGTCGTCGATGGCTTTTTCGATGTATCAGTTTACAAGGGGAGAGGGAGCCCTTAAAACGACACAGGATCTTTTCACGCAAGCTGAGTATTTTGCGGAGGAGGCGAATAGATTGTACAAGGTTGTGAGACAATTTAGTTATCAG GTACCGGGTGGACCGCACAAGAAAGAACTATTAGAAAATCTGGATCGAGTGCCAACGTATGTGCAGCAGTTGCAATTCACCGTGAAGAACCCAACCGTTGGTAAAGCGGCGACATTTACCAAAGTCGACAACGTTATACAGGAGACAAAGAACTTGATGAACGTGATATCGAAGGTGGTCACTACGTGCTTCGTCTGCGCCACAAAG CATAACGTCAACATGCCGCAGTTCGTGGATTTGAGTCCAACACCGATACCaggagaaaacgaagaggatTGTTTGTATCCTATCAGTCCGCAATTACTTCCATCCTCGTCGCCGTACGTTCAACCTCATCCTTTGACTTCAGCACAGTTCCATAATATCCTTCGAACGAGCCTAAACCTTTCAGCATTCAATCCCTATTTCAACGTGATACCGACAACAACAGGCGGAATGGTCTCTGCTGTTACTACTGCTACcgctactactacttctactactgctgctactattGCTACTACCACTACGACAATGAGACATTCAACAGCGAACAACAATCCTAACAAAAGTTCGACATCCTTCGTTCATCCCTCGGTCCTTCCTTTCTCAACAAATCAAATGAACGTGCCACAGCCGTCGCCATATTCTCTTCAAAATCTTCAGCTATTGCAGCTGCAATTGCATCAGGCACAGCTGCAACATCTCAGATACGCCAGTTTGCCCAGATAA
- the LOC127064186 gene encoding alpha-catulin isoform X5, which yields MYEACKEARVAGSAIEKLCECAMEDSLADRGSVVRAARCLLGSVTRVLLLADIVVVKQLLLAKDKVARSLGRLESVSNFTEFVKAFSQFGAEMVELAHLTGDRQNDLKDERRRAQMAAARQVLERSTMMLLTSSKTCLRHPECPSARENRDTVFCQMRRAMDLIHYVVKDGVLDCSESQSYPNSQNPQQEDWDSSTVCSALKHFERLVETTRMTLLGQGCRETLTSALDTVVERTQDFTDSAYTSHEHRENILLLCDRAKLELNTLLRIGNSMNFEGGGCSPSSEMEQAVLGVLRATRDLRQQLTTTTMEQAGDLGQVTKAGQELVSTIRNLALANEIDRLQESSDRFHEYIEHILEVCKLLRHVALSESLQVSAKFTEINLRIYGPQVVTAAHTLARHPTSKIAKENLEVFADMWQWLMTDVTTVAKDVLELSQNRPEKQVYMSLPRPGKHGTTSKPLKPVRLDSEEQAKIAKAGLEMKLITSEMDAETEKWQESGSALEENNDIVKRAKNMSSMAFSMYQFTRGEGALKTTQDLFTQAEYFAEEANRLYKVVRQFSYQVPGGPHKKELLENLDRVPTYVQQLQFTVKNPTVGKAATFTKVDNVIQETKNLMNVISKVVTTCFVCATKHNVNMPQFVDLSPTPIPGENEEDCLYPISPQLLPSSSPYVQPHPLTSAQFHNILRTSLNLSAFNPYFNVIPTTTGGMVSAVTTATATTTSTTAATIATTTTTMRHSTANNNPNKSSTSFVHPSVLPFSTNQMNVPQPSPYSLQNLQLLQLQLHQAQLQHLRYASLPR from the exons ATGTACGAGGCTTGCAAAGAGGCTCGAGTCGCTG GATCAGCGATAGAAAAATTATGCGAGTGTGCTATGGAAGACAGTTTGGCAGATCGAGGCTCGGTTGTCAGAGCAGCGAGATGCCTTTTGGGTTCGGTTACGAGAGTCCTTCTTTTGGCGGACATAGTAGTGGTGAAACAATTGCTTTTAGCGAAGGACAAGGTAGCCCGTAGCCTTGGTCGCCTTGAGAGCGTTTCGAACTTTACGGAATTCGTTAAAGCGTTTAGCCAATTCGGTGCGGAAATGGTGGAATTGGCTCACCTCACCGGTGATCGTcag AACGATCTGAAGGACGAGAGACGAAGGGCACAAATGGCTGCTGCCCGACAAGTTTTAGAGAGAAGCACGATGATGCTACTCACATCTAGCAAAACGTGCCTGAGACATCCGGAATGTCCCTCGGCAAGGGAGAATAGGGACACAGTTTTCTGTCAAATGAGAAGAGCGATGGATCTAATACATTACGTGGTCAAGGATGGTGTCCTCGATTGTAGCGAATCTCAATCTTACCCCAACTCTCAA AATCCACAGCAAGAGGATTGGGACAGTAGTACCGTGTGCTCAGCATTGAAACATTTCGAGAGGCTCGTAGAGACGACGAGGATGACTCTATTGGGACAAGGCTGTCGCGAAACACTGACATCAGCCCTTGATACCGTCGTTGAGAGAACGCAGGACTTCACCGATAGCGCTTACACGAGTCACGAGCATCGAGAGAATATCCTTCTGCTTTGCGATCGAGCGAAACTCGAGCTGAATACTCTCTTGCGGATCGGTAACAGTATG AACTTCGAAGGAGGCGGATGTTCACCAAGCTCGGAGATGGAACAAGCAGTATTGGGAGTTCTTCGTGCTACTCGTGACCTTCGTCAGCAgcttacgacgacgacgatggaaCAAGCCGGTGACCTTGGACAGGTGACCAAAGCCGGTCAGGAATTAGTCTCGACAATTAGGAACCTCGCTTTGGCTAACGAAATCGACCGACTTCAAGAGAGCAGCGACAGGTTTCACGAGTACATCGAACATATTCTCGAA GTATGCAAACTCTTGAGACACGTTGCACTTTCGGAGTCCCTACAAGTTTCCGCAAAGTTCACCGAAATCAACCTAAGAATTTACGGGCCTCAAGTGGTGACAGCTGCGCACACGTTAGCTAGGCATCCTACTAGTAAAATTgctaaagaaaatttagaag TTTTCGCTGATATGTGGCAATGGTTGATGACCGATGTGACGACAGTAGCAAAAGATGTTTTGGAGTTGAGTCAGAACCGACCGGAAAAGCAGGTGTACATGTCCTTGCCACGGCCAGGT AAACATGGTACGACGAGCAAGCCATTGAAACCAGTAAGATTGGACAGCGAGGAACAAGCAAAGATAGCGAAGGCTGGCCTTGAGATGAAGCTGATCACATCGGAGATGGACGCTGAGACGGAAAAATGGCAAGAGAGTGGTAGCGCATTAGAGGAGAACAACGATATCGTGAAACGTGCGAAGAATATGTCGTCGATGGCTTTTTCGATGTATCAGTTTACAAGGGGAGAGGGAGCCCTTAAAACGACACAGGATCTTTTCACGCAAGCTGAGTATTTTGCGGAGGAGGCGAATAGATTGTACAAGGTTGTGAGACAATTTAGTTATCAG GTACCGGGTGGACCGCACAAGAAAGAACTATTAGAAAATCTGGATCGAGTGCCAACGTATGTGCAGCAGTTGCAATTCACCGTGAAGAACCCAACCGTTGGTAAAGCGGCGACATTTACCAAAGTCGACAACGTTATACAGGAGACAAAGAACTTGATGAACGTGATATCGAAGGTGGTCACTACGTGCTTCGTCTGCGCCACAAAG CATAACGTCAACATGCCGCAGTTCGTGGATTTGAGTCCAACACCGATACCaggagaaaacgaagaggatTGTTTGTATCCTATCAGTCCGCAATTACTTCCATCCTCGTCGCCGTACGTTCAACCTCATCCTTTGACTTCAGCACAGTTCCATAATATCCTTCGAACGAGCCTAAACCTTTCAGCATTCAATCCCTATTTCAACGTGATACCGACAACAACAGGCGGAATGGTCTCTGCTGTTACTACTGCTACcgctactactacttctactactgctgctactattGCTACTACCACTACGACAATGAGACATTCAACAGCGAACAACAATCCTAACAAAAGTTCGACATCCTTCGTTCATCCCTCGGTCCTTCCTTTCTCAACAAATCAAATGAACGTGCCACAGCCGTCGCCATATTCTCTTCAAAATCTTCAGCTATTGCAGCTGCAATTGCATCAGGCACAGCTGCAACATCTCAGATACGCCAGTTTGCCCAGATAA